From the Betaproteobacteria bacterium genome, one window contains:
- a CDS encoding MucB/RseB C-terminal domain-containing protein: MTLQLWRGWSVLIGGCLAASTALADALPQADALNWLQRIATAARQLNYAGTFVYQQGDTVETSRIVHVMDGTNEIERLETLDGPRREVVRNNEIVFTYHPDSKSFRVDRRRPRRTFPQILPDQLTAVTDHYHVKKADVERVADHDAQTLILEPKDSMRYGHKFWADANTGLLLKAKMIGERGQVIEQFAFTQVQIGGQISRQLLQPSMPLPAPGPSQDASQESAAAESEWVIKSPPAGFRKIVEVRRAKDSAPPAYVTHMVLSDGLAAISVFIEPARQKVAEGLVQRGAINIYTRVLGDQRITVLGEAPAVTVVTIANALTPRSRQP; encoded by the coding sequence ATGACGCTCCAACTCTGGCGCGGCTGGTCGGTTCTGATCGGAGGCTGCCTGGCGGCATCGACGGCTCTGGCCGATGCGCTGCCCCAGGCTGACGCCCTCAACTGGCTCCAGCGCATCGCCACGGCGGCACGGCAACTCAATTACGCAGGCACCTTCGTCTACCAGCAGGGAGACACGGTCGAAACGTCCCGGATCGTTCACGTGATGGACGGAACGAACGAGATCGAACGCCTCGAGACCCTCGACGGTCCCCGGCGCGAAGTCGTGCGCAACAACGAGATCGTCTTCACCTATCACCCCGACAGCAAGTCGTTCCGTGTCGATCGCCGGCGTCCCCGCCGGACGTTTCCGCAGATCCTTCCCGACCAGCTCACCGCCGTCACGGACCATTACCACGTCAAGAAGGCGGACGTGGAACGGGTGGCCGATCACGATGCTCAGACGCTGATCCTGGAACCCAAGGACAGCATGCGGTACGGACACAAGTTCTGGGCCGATGCCAATACGGGCCTGCTGCTCAAGGCGAAGATGATCGGCGAGCGCGGGCAGGTCATCGAGCAGTTCGCCTTCACCCAGGTGCAGATCGGCGGCCAGATCTCGCGTCAGCTCCTTCAACCCAGCATGCCGCTACCTGCCCCGGGACCGTCGCAGGATGCTTCCCAGGAGAGTGCGGCGGCGGAATCGGAATGGGTGATCAAGTCGCCGCCCGCGGGTTTTCGCAAGATCGTGGAGGTGCGACGGGCGAAGGACAGCGCGCCGCCGGCCTACGTGACGCACATGGTGCTTTCCGATGGCCTTGCCGCCATCTCGGTGTTCATCGAGCCGGCCAGGCAGAAGGTGGCGGAAGGGCTCGTGCAGCGCGGCGCCATCAACATCTATACGCGGGTGCTGGGTGACCAGCGCATCACGGTGCTGGGGGAGGCCCCGGCCGTGACAGTCGTCACCATCGCCAACGCTCTGACGCCCAGGTCCCGCCAGCCCTGA
- a CDS encoding sigma-E factor negative regulatory protein, producing the protein MVEQERVSALMDGELDGEDLGARLKKTAEDGDLAQCWDTYHLIGDVLRGENAFSTGFASKVSLALAQEPTILAPRPPASGRVARKPYVFALSAAATIAGVAVVGWLATLNPPGAPALAPSTVATVPSEGPIKASMTAQQMDADVSDYMMAHQEYSPTGAIHGAASYVRTVSTR; encoded by the coding sequence ATGGTAGAGCAGGAACGTGTTTCGGCGCTCATGGACGGGGAACTCGACGGCGAGGACCTGGGCGCCCGGTTGAAGAAGACGGCCGAGGATGGGGATCTGGCGCAATGCTGGGATACCTATCACCTGATCGGGGATGTCCTGCGGGGCGAAAACGCATTCAGCACCGGCTTCGCATCGAAGGTATCCCTGGCCCTCGCGCAGGAACCCACCATTCTCGCGCCCCGACCTCCTGCCTCCGGCAGGGTGGCCCGAAAGCCCTACGTCTTTGCGCTCTCCGCAGCCGCCACCATCGCAGGCGTGGCCGTCGTGGGATGGCTCGCAACCCTGAATCCCCCCGGGGCTCCCGCGTTGGCACCGTCCACCGTTGCGACGGTTCCGTCCGAGGGACCCATCAAGGCAAGCATGACCGCGCAGCAGATGGACGCGGACGTCAGCGACTACATGATGGCTCACCAGGAATACTCGCCCACCGGCGCCATTCACGGCGCCGCCTCCTACGTCCGGACCGTTTCGACTCGATAA
- the rpoE gene encoding RNA polymerase sigma factor RpoE has protein sequence MSDREIDQQLVERAQRGDKRAFELLVAKYQRKLGRLLSRFIRDSAEVEDVAQEAFIKAYRALPSFRGESAFYTWLYRIGINTAKNYLVAMGRRAPTTTEFDSEEAESFEDGDQLRDVNTPEAELMTKQIANTVNETMLELPEELRMAITLREIEGLSYEDIATIMNCPIGTVRSRIFRAQETIAERLRPLLGTSKDKRW, from the coding sequence ATGAGCGATCGCGAAATCGACCAGCAGCTGGTCGAACGGGCGCAGCGCGGGGACAAGCGGGCGTTCGAGCTGCTGGTGGCAAAATACCAGCGCAAGCTCGGCCGGCTGTTGTCGCGTTTCATCCGCGATTCGGCGGAAGTGGAGGACGTGGCGCAGGAAGCGTTCATCAAGGCCTACCGGGCATTGCCGTCGTTCCGGGGAGAGAGCGCGTTCTACACCTGGCTCTACCGGATCGGGATCAACACGGCCAAGAACTACCTGGTGGCGATGGGACGGCGCGCGCCCACGACGACGGAGTTCGACAGCGAGGAAGCGGAAAGCTTCGAGGACGGCGACCAGCTGCGGGATGTCAACACGCCCGAAGCCGAGTTGATGACGAAGCAGATCGCGAACACCGTGAACGAAACCATGCTGGAGTTGCCTGAGGAACTCAGGATGGCAATCACGCTGCGGGAGATCGAAGGTCTGTCCTACGAGGACATCGCCACGATCATGAACTGCCCCATAGGAACGGTGCGCTCCCGCATCTTCCGGGCGCAGGAAACCATCGCAGAACGGCTAAGGCCTTTGTTGGGAACGAGCAAGGACAAGAGATGGTAG